Genomic segment of Benincasa hispida cultivar B227 chromosome 1, ASM972705v1, whole genome shotgun sequence:
CTCACTAGATGATCGCTACTCCCCTCATCAACCCCTTCCCATAAGAAATGCTTCACCTTACTTAGGGCAGCTAAATAATTCCATTACCAGGCTATATAAATTTATGAAACATCATCTTACTTGGAGTTGGACTAATTCCTGTAGGTTTCAAATGAATGCTAATTTTGTGTCTTTCCAGGGTAATGATTAAATGTAAATTTTATTCCCATATGAGCCTTTCTGTTACCAGACGAGAACATATTAAGACTTTTATGTCTTGTGCTACTACTTTGTAATATATCAATTACAAACATTATGCATAACAAGTGGAAACTGTACCAATAGGGAAGAAGTTAGTATAGATATTAAGTTGAATCGTGAGAAAAAAGAGAAGTCAGAGCAAAAATGCAATAATGGATTTTACTGGGAGAACAGAAAGGCAAACCTGAGGAGAGCATTTGATGAGGGTCATAAAAACTTGAATTGAACTGCAACAAATTTGACAATGATTAGGAAATCAACCAAGAAAGCTTCAGAAGATGATTCAAAGAGATGGGGAAAATGGGTTTTACTTGAACATGGAGATGAGCCAAAGCCATGAATGGGTTGGGATAGCTATATAAAGGCAAGCTGCTGCGAAGAACCACACTGACACGAAGATGGCGATGGCTGCCTTCGAGACCTTCTGGTTGCCACGCTGCACCAAAATCCAAATCCAATCAATACAATGCCCTAACAGAGTTACACAAATGAAACCCTGAAACCCTAAAGAGAAGAGAACAAACCACTTACTTCAAAAAATACAATTTGAACTGAGACGACGAAGATCAATAAAATCGCGTGCAGGGGGAAAAACACATCGCTCAAAGCCACCGGGATCATCTGCAGCAATCAATCAAAACTGTTCAGTATTTATAGTTATTTGGTgattgttaaaaaataatttaatcctggagttagttattatagtgcACTTCAAATTTAggatatcaaatataattatcgtgtttataaatactatttcaaaatcgtATTCCAAACACAAGACTATTATAATCCCTCAATGATTATAACTATGaactataataattaatttagtgTTCTAAACGAACACTTAGTTATTTGAATTTTTGTCCTTTCGATTTTTATCCTAAATAAATAATACTTTTAGTCTCTAaccttttataaaaaataacaattgtCTTTGAATTTTAGTTAGTAACGACTTAGTTCTTATAATTTCAAATTGGTAACAATTAAAGTATGTTTTGATTGactttctaagtgtttaaataaatgtttgtaagagaaaaaaaagtacttataaacacttagaaaatcAATCCGTACAGGCACGAAGTCCTTTAACTTTAATAAATAGTGATTTAATTCATTTACTCTACATTTGTAATAGCTTAGTCAATatcatgaaatttttttatccaaaattaagtgtcatttttattatgtaataacTAGCCTTTgcaatatgaaaataaatttgagtCTCAATTAGTTTATCAATCTGCACCATGGAAAATTTCTTATTAAATCATACTAATATTTTTTACCATAAATactaaatcattataaattataaagtataaaaataaattattactttCATGAAGGCTTAGGTactaaacatatttttttactataaattttaatattgatgTTGAACCTTCTAATTTACAGGTATTTAAATCATGCTATATAACCCATTTAACTGCAAACCACGAGATTATGATTGCTATTCATCAATTTCCCTTTCTTTTAATCATTCTATATAAAATTTCTCTCTCCTTTTGGTTTCTGGTTGTATCTTCgactaaaaaaatgttattattgttttttttataatattatatagtttattattgtacatattttatcaaacaaaaaattaatttaggtttataataattattttttgacaaaagaattttataataacatttattcacgttgttatatatattgttataatataatgatttttttttatctttttatataagtataataaatatatatacaaacttTCAATCTTGTAGTTAATAAATcgatattattttaaatttaatagacATATTAGACACATGATTAAGGACcaaaagttttcaattttatgtacaaccatatgaaaattttaatttttttaatagttcaTGATTTGTCAAGACACAAACATTAAGGAAACGTTTGGGGTGAGAACTATctaagattataataaccacTTTTTActacaataaatattattttgtagcCCCAATTAATTATAGTTAATACTTCCATCATAATATTTTTCTgctttttaattatgtttttatttttaatacttttttttccttttcctttattttttaatttctctccCCTTCCTCTTATCTCTTCCCATTTCtgctttttctaatttttaaaatcgtTTTTTCTATTTCCGTTATTGtcattcttttaaaatttctatcatATTTCCCCAATTACATAtgatgttaattttttaattaataaaataaaatgttaatatattcatttttacCATTATTTTCCATGAAAAAAGACGTTTTCTctctttctatttctattttatttgtGTGTGTAATTGATTAATGaaaacatacatttttaaaggaaaaagataaaaataaaatttacaaattagTCAATAACAAATAAACAGAAGCGTTATGAAGCGgatttattaaaaatcaaatctaaCCTTTTCAATTCAGCTTCAATCACAGGTAATAACTTATGCTTggatatatctaaattttaagaaatatttttttaatttgaaaaactatACAGATGACTGATGAGCATATCTCaataaatctaaattttttattcttttttttttttttttttgctaattaACTTTactgttttattattttattatctttttattttttttatttctcttccCTTTCTCTTATCTTTTCTCTCCTATCATtttaccttttttattttttaatcattttttattttcttcttttcaataaTGAGCAttcatcatcattatttttcttttcaagaaaATCTCTACTATCTTTCATCAATTATGTAGGACGTCAATTTctttgtattaaataaaattattaataaaatattacacCATTCtttttcaaagtaaaaaaattCTCTCCCGAACCTTTTATTTGTGTGCATGATTAAtgagaaacaaatataaaaagataaaaataaaaaatttacaaattagtCAAATCCGACAATTGCCGACATCGTTCAACACCAAATAGTTATGgggagaaatgaaagaataaaattaaatttattattattgttgttctATTAAATACCATGAGACCATTTGGCGATTAACTTTTTAACTCGGTGTAAACTTTTTAACTTcgataataaatattattgaagtttgtatatttattaaataattctatcttctcaatttttttaatttttacattaaaaaaaacccTCTTTCTGtttatctatattttttatatttatttagtaactttatttttttcttttaatctatttttcaaaattattgagAAACTTCTTCTCATAACTCTATACTTATACTTCAAACACAAACTTACTAACACCAACATGTTAACTCTATACTTATTAACTTCACTCAATAGCTTAAATTCCTCATATGTTTTAATGTATGTAATATATTTTAGGGcacatttaaaagaaaaatcaccCGTAAAGTATGATGGTAGTTGTAACTATACGcccaaacattaaaaaaaaaaaaattgaaccctcaaacttatacGGTGTTAAAATTATGTCATCAAAGTTACATAATTGTAGACATTGTAATAATTGTATAAGTTTAAAGgtcaaattttaacatttttataaGTTTCAAGGCTGAATTTTTAccaataaaaatttaaagatgcaATTATAACTACCACCATCTTTTAGGGATCATTTTATAATTTGtcctatattttattatattatatgtatgaACTTTTacttcaattaaaataaaaataaacaattatcaaacacttttttttataattttttaaaaaaagaaaaagacacaAAACAAAAACCACTTTATCAAATAAGGTTTTAGGCCAATGACTACATTGTGCTCCACCTAATCAAATACTTTAAGCAtcgtgaaaataaaattaaaaaaaaataattgctttttttttttccacttgcATATTTTTTGGTGAACTTGGGCTTTGTTTCCAaggttttttttccttaaaaattaaaaaaaaaaaaaaaaaaaaaaaaaacgaatccGCTGGGTTCCAAATGTGAAGCAATACATTTGGGTTTAGGtatgtatataaatgaaatgtgaagaaagaaaaagaagaaggaaattaaCCTGATCGTAGCCGTATTTATCGAAGTATTGCTTCTGAACAGTAGTACTGAAGAATAGAGTAGCATTATAAATCAAATACGACGATTGCTTCGTGAAATTCAGAACCACATAATCGAAGCTTAATCCAACAACACTGCGAAACACAGAATTCTTAATTAACGAAGATCCCGAATGCCGCCGGTGCCGGAAATCGACCATTCAGAGTTGGATCTTTCTTACCTTTTTCGCCGGAAATTCATAATCAGCTGTGGATATCCGGCAAAGGCCCAGCATATAATGGAAATCCATCCTAAAACCTCATATATGATCTCCATTGGAATTGAATTCCATGAACTCATCTCTCTCTGATGAATCTGATCTCTCGGAGACTGTAGTGCCTTTGGGGGATATGTTTGTTGAAGCTACTTTCAATCTGAATCGTTCGTTTTTATAATCAAAGAGGTGGTGACGTGGCAGCCGAGAATGGTTTCCGGTGTGTCATACTCCTACAGTGGATATTTCCCGAAAAggaataataatattaatgtcCAATTTTTGTAATTTCCCTTGAAATTGCCCTCTTTTTTTACCCAATCATACATATTTGTCCTTGttctaaattctttttttttttttttagatcaaTTTTGTTGGGAGTTAATTTCCTAATTGGGCTGGATGTATATTTCAATATGATGTTGTtatgttgaaatgccttgaatctattTGTTGGTGCTTTGAACAACCAAATACGAGACTGGAGTCCAGGGCAGCGCGCCCTAGTGGGTTCGAGACAATGCCTCCGAAACCCATTCAGATTTCGTATTCAGCATATTTacttatttgtagttatttacgataTTGACCTTAGGGTTTAGAatagtgcgctatataaactctccaaCCCTAGAAACacttttttatgtaatttctgaaaatattctctcaaataatattgttctccttttgtccgtggacgtagctaacacactgttaatGAACCACgcatatctgtgtgtcgattttctctatctctacgtttctttttgtgttctttaattgtcgttTTCGTaacattttatttcattaaaaattttcaattagatGGATTACTCACACACCACATAATAATTAACCATCTCAAAAGTAGATGTTTCACTTCTcctatgaaaaaaataaattatattacaAAAGGGATTTTATATGTGTAAAATAATAAGCTTATATGGTATGTTACTTATTAAGTTGGTAGAAGTTTGGAaggaattga
This window contains:
- the LOC120072095 gene encoding cystinosin homolog, translating into MSSWNSIPMEIIYEVLGWISIICWAFAGYPQLIMNFRRKSVVGLSFDYVVLNFTKQSSYLIYNATLFFSTTVQKQYFDKYGYDQMIPVALSDVFFPLHAILLIFVVSVQIVFFERGNQKVSKAAIAIFVSVWFFAAACLYIAIPTHSWLWLISMFNSIQVFMTLIKCSPQAFLNFTRKSTAGFSIDPILLDLTGGVATLVQMSVQSIDQGSWVNFFGNIGKPLLALVSIAFDLIFIYQHFVLYHMKASKVSFECDPESIEPLIKDSVITSNCKGFPQPIDI